One Sulfolobus sp. S-194 DNA segment encodes these proteins:
- a CDS encoding DUF1286 domain-containing protein, whose product MKLRTHYVFSVGVLSFVLAFLSNGFFVNFFIAAYSSVLGNSLIDGLGHREIVTRGGYVPVRTPLTHTYPRSVLWGLVTVLPIILLLYHYYTAVSLHILFLQTIVAGVMVGPTHMFLDMFTESGIYVKKRGKWRRFALAHYRYDNPFVNGLAIFTGFLLLLTAYYITH is encoded by the coding sequence GTGAAGTTGAGGACACATTATGTTTTTTCGGTTGGGGTTTTGTCGTTTGTTTTGGCTTTTCTTTCTAATGGTTTTTTTGTAAATTTTTTCATAGCAGCATATTCTTCTGTTTTGGGTAATTCTTTGATTGATGGGTTGGGGCATAGGGAAATAGTAACTAGGGGTGGTTATGTTCCTGTAAGGACGCCGTTGACTCATACTTATCCCAGGTCAGTATTATGGGGTTTAGTAACTGTACTACCCATAATTTTACTATTATATCACTACTATACTGCTGTTAGTCTTCATATTCTCTTTTTGCAAACGATAGTTGCGGGGGTAATGGTAGGGCCAACACACATGTTTCTTGATATGTTTACTGAATCTGGGATTTATGTGAAGAAGAGGGGAAAGTGGAGAAGATTTGCATTAGCACACTATAGGTATGACAATCCCTTTGTTAACGGTTTAGCGATTTTTACTGGCTTTCTACTTCTGTTAACTGCATATTATATTACTCATTAA
- a CDS encoding DUF3834 domain-containing protein, protein MNSQNKIRILAAPGPVSYPLLAYQMKNKDIEIIFGKEGGKDVDAVVDSTVSLAKRGLRIDFITVKKLMLISPKLTEGKIGVWRKGSAADVLIRAVIDLKKVKAELVYSDDMMQLVNMLKNNQINAATLSSALGKGEAFEDLLNVPGSCGIHINSREDKVINAYMEGINIIKENLEIAADYIVKNLPMKISKEFVTGVLKTAEFNVYKGGEFREFYELVKKYSSN, encoded by the coding sequence ATGAATTCTCAGAATAAAATTAGAATATTAGCTGCTCCAGGCCCAGTATCCTATCCTTTATTAGCATATCAAATGAAGAATAAAGATATAGAAATAATTTTCGGAAAAGAAGGTGGAAAAGATGTTGATGCTGTAGTTGATTCTACAGTTTCATTAGCAAAAAGAGGGCTAAGGATTGATTTTATTACCGTAAAGAAGTTAATGTTAATTTCACCTAAGCTAACAGAGGGTAAAATAGGAGTTTGGAGAAAGGGGAGTGCAGCTGACGTTTTAATAAGAGCTGTAATAGATCTAAAAAAGGTTAAGGCCGAACTAGTATACTCTGATGATATGATGCAACTTGTAAATATGTTAAAAAATAATCAAATTAATGCTGCAACATTATCGTCTGCATTAGGGAAAGGAGAAGCATTTGAAGATCTACTTAACGTTCCAGGAAGTTGTGGGATTCATATAAATTCACGAGAGGATAAAGTCATTAATGCATATATGGAGGGGATAAATATCATTAAAGAAAACTTAGAAATAGCTGCAGATTATATTGTTAAAAATTTGCCAATGAAGATTAGTAAAGAGTTTGTAACTGGCGTTTTGAAAACTGCTGAGTTTAATGTCTATAAAGGAGGAGAATTTAGAGAATTTTATGAATTAGTAAAGAAATATTCTAGTAACTAA
- a CDS encoding MFS transporter — MQKKDISFLHALLIIIPLTIAIRASNNMLMTTIPLVTKYIFNFSESEIGIISALTSLFTFIGSGIINSKLKRDMRKKVFRISAIVYAILLPLFYLASPITIWILSALAGIVLGILMPNIITYAGLLKDRRQRERVLSIYTLALSASLVIGPAIESWILSSFSLLEVFLFFAPFSILSGVISFFVDFPEERNDGKRAKVFENPGFITAVINILTYNIVFSILLAFAGIYAKSTFNISYSSVTLIFSAFFLTSFLSRLYLSIRPAERLWHYMSFAISITTLGLVFISILPSNLVLFTVALLLLGIPHGITYPLSIISISRTFLPEERNEANSIFFAIMMLIGIVTPTISGFVIEIIGFRTTLTFIIPIILSLLVLLRRYVKYVDTQIDKTHMNIAK; from the coding sequence ATGCAAAAAAAGGATATATCATTTCTTCATGCATTATTAATTATTATTCCTTTGACTATTGCGATAAGGGCTTCTAACAATATGCTAATGACAACGATTCCCCTTGTGACTAAATACATATTTAATTTTAGCGAAAGCGAAATCGGAATTATTTCAGCCCTAACTTCGCTGTTTACGTTCATTGGGAGTGGTATAATCAACTCTAAATTGAAACGTGACATGAGGAAAAAAGTTTTTAGAATATCTGCTATCGTCTATGCTATACTCTTACCTCTCTTCTATTTAGCATCACCAATCACTATTTGGATTTTATCAGCTTTAGCTGGAATTGTTCTGGGCATACTTATGCCCAATATTATTACTTATGCCGGGTTATTAAAAGATAGAAGGCAGAGGGAAAGAGTACTGTCGATTTATACGTTAGCATTATCAGCAAGTTTAGTAATTGGACCAGCAATTGAGTCCTGGATATTAAGCTCCTTTTCACTCCTAGAAGTTTTCTTATTCTTTGCCCCATTCTCAATTCTTTCTGGAGTGATATCGTTCTTTGTAGATTTCCCAGAAGAAAGAAATGATGGTAAAAGGGCAAAAGTCTTCGAAAATCCAGGGTTTATAACAGCAGTTATTAATATCTTAACATATAATATAGTTTTCTCAATACTTCTTGCTTTTGCAGGAATATATGCAAAATCGACTTTTAACATCTCTTACTCTTCTGTTACCCTAATCTTCTCAGCTTTCTTTTTAACCTCATTCCTTTCTAGACTTTATCTTTCTATTAGACCTGCAGAAAGGCTATGGCATTATATGTCTTTTGCAATATCAATAACAACACTAGGTTTAGTATTTATTTCAATTTTACCATCAAACTTAGTTCTCTTTACAGTAGCTCTCTTGCTTCTAGGAATTCCTCATGGAATAACATATCCCTTATCCATTATTTCTATAAGTAGAACTTTCTTACCAGAAGAAAGAAATGAGGCTAATAGTATCTTCTTTGCCATTATGATGTTAATAGGCATAGTAACTCCTACAATATCGGGCTTCGTAATTGAGATAATTGGATTTAGAACTACTTTAACTTTCATAATTCCTATAATTCTCTCGCTTCTTGTCTTGTTGAGACGTTATGTTAAATATGTTGATACTCAGATTGATAAAACCCATATGAATATAGCTAAATAA
- a CDS encoding MFS transporter encodes MKRKFLIIGFIIMSFNSLYQYSWNAFLPHLVKGLNSTIPEIEVAFTLFTFFSTTFQIIGGSIADYKGPKGIGIISSILSAIGFLGTSFSNNIYEFYFFWSLGSIGEGILYGIAANLAVKWFSKTRGFATGFVSLGFGLGASIVNPFIYPYQDYRLVMLIIGLVEVVSLSFLLNFVEYPTTVRGEKPSRIIKEGRWWLIYLSFALSAVPLTIYSSSLSVIGKENTLFLITIFPLLSGISRPILGYISDLLGRYRTLILTLSMMVLGSLLFSFNVILASVLVIGFFGGSLITLYFSISGDIFGEKYSTSNNALLYTGKALSGLLGSFVFSLLLSTPVYREFGLISAILGFILFSLLNRQKTLRS; translated from the coding sequence GTGAAAAGAAAATTTTTAATAATTGGATTCATTATCATGTCATTTAATTCCTTATACCAATATTCTTGGAATGCGTTTCTACCTCACTTAGTTAAAGGATTAAATTCCACGATACCAGAAATAGAAGTAGCTTTCACTCTATTTACATTCTTTTCTACGACATTTCAAATAATTGGAGGAAGTATAGCTGATTATAAAGGACCTAAAGGTATTGGAATAATATCGTCAATACTCTCAGCAATAGGATTCTTAGGGACTTCATTTTCAAATAACATTTACGAGTTCTATTTCTTTTGGTCTTTGGGAAGTATAGGAGAAGGGATCTTGTATGGAATTGCGGCAAATTTAGCTGTAAAATGGTTTAGTAAGACCAGAGGATTTGCTACTGGTTTCGTATCCTTGGGTTTCGGTCTAGGCGCATCAATAGTGAATCCCTTTATTTATCCATACCAAGATTATAGGCTAGTAATGTTGATCATTGGGCTAGTAGAAGTAGTATCATTATCATTTTTATTAAATTTTGTAGAATATCCAACCACAGTTAGAGGAGAAAAACCAAGTAGAATAATAAAGGAAGGTAGATGGTGGTTAATTTATCTATCATTTGCATTAAGTGCAGTCCCCTTAACCATATATTCGTCATCACTTTCTGTAATAGGAAAGGAAAATACGCTATTCTTAATTACAATATTTCCTTTATTAAGCGGGATAAGTAGACCAATCTTAGGGTATATTTCAGACCTACTAGGAAGATATAGAACTTTAATCTTAACACTCTCTATGATGGTACTGGGAAGCCTACTATTTTCTTTTAATGTTATATTAGCCTCAGTGTTAGTAATTGGATTCTTTGGCGGTTCACTTATAACACTTTACTTTTCAATATCTGGAGACATATTTGGTGAAAAATATTCTACCTCGAACAATGCACTTCTATATACTGGAAAAGCCTTATCTGGGCTCCTAGGCAGTTTTGTTTTCTCTTTATTACTTTCAACACCTGTATATAGAGAATTTGGTCTAATATCTGCTATATTAGGTTTTATACTTTTTTCTCTGCTAAACAGACAGAAAACATTAAGGTCGTAA
- the doxD gene encoding thiosulfate:quinone oxidoreductase large subunit: MSKINFNEGNATRLEYIWPIRFAVGWMFFDGGIRKAILKPAKLDPNSSSFVGGKLVNFLPHAGPFKPFLLMTLENHALNVTFLTIFSYIEILAGLFLVIGLLTRLAAFGAAVMAIGMAPAYWLGSTCEDEWQIGSLLTAGAIVVMLTGAGRVWGLDYFLYKKFGDRGIANVPLLKWIKLW, encoded by the coding sequence ATGTCTAAGATAAACTTTAACGAAGGAAATGCAACAAGATTGGAGTATATATGGCCGATAAGATTTGCCGTGGGATGGATGTTCTTCGATGGAGGTATAAGAAAAGCTATATTAAAACCGGCTAAACTAGACCCTAATTCTTCTTCGTTTGTAGGAGGAAAACTAGTTAACTTCCTACCCCACGCAGGACCTTTTAAACCGTTTTTATTAATGACTTTAGAGAATCATGCATTAAATGTGACCTTCTTAACAATATTCAGTTACATAGAGATTCTAGCAGGTCTATTCTTAGTTATAGGACTTTTGACTAGACTAGCTGCCTTTGGTGCAGCTGTAATGGCTATTGGTATGGCTCCAGCCTACTGGTTAGGTTCAACATGTGAGGATGAGTGGCAAATTGGTTCATTACTAACTGCTGGTGCTATAGTAGTTATGTTAACTGGTGCTGGTAGGGTTTGGGGACTGGACTATTTCCTCTACAAGAAGTTTGGTGATAGGGGTATTGCTAATGTTCCGTTATTAAAGTGGATTAAATTATGGTGA
- the doxA gene encoding thiosulfate:quinone oxidoreductase small subunit, translated as MNKVAIVGIIFALFTVGWILGTGQWAYGNVVGPLFNNSKLPKLNVTYITAYNTPQGLCLIMNITDIDGPDAYPASAPLMEISNGTWHIFLNSSQIANDTVKIIQAPWNANKKDSVNWYSGFIVVLGSEGQFHLLIKGLHLSPGKYEVKIYTPAISPSRQAVAYFMISS; from the coding sequence ATGAACAAAGTAGCAATTGTTGGAATTATTTTTGCATTATTCACAGTAGGTTGGATATTAGGTACTGGGCAGTGGGCATATGGAAACGTTGTAGGACCTCTATTTAATAACTCTAAGCTTCCAAAACTTAATGTCACCTATATTACAGCATATAATACTCCGCAAGGCCTATGCCTAATAATGAATATCACTGATATCGATGGTCCTGATGCATATCCAGCATCTGCTCCTCTAATGGAAATATCTAATGGGACTTGGCACATTTTCCTAAACTCTTCCCAGATTGCTAATGATACAGTAAAGATAATTCAAGCACCATGGAATGCGAATAAAAAGGACTCTGTTAATTGGTACTCTGGCTTTATAGTTGTTTTAGGAAGTGAAGGACAATTCCATCTGCTAATAAAGGGACTACATTTATCTCCAGGCAAGTATGAAGTAAAAATATATACTCCAGCAATAAGTCCAAGCAGGCAAGCTGTTGCTTACTTCATGATAAGTAGTTGA
- a CDS encoding SWIM zinc finger family protein yields the protein MENYSKEIRERASQIYSDGGILGLLKRGNKLIGIVKDIDIYRVEYDLSLNKGKCECRLGENCEHIYAIKISYERSEYVDFDSLENKIIGLNKRELLGILVTLIEKFPMIANYIYPVENAKYFLERYINLIKQNPGENVVNSFTDFLVNNREKINKDDIFVILDTIASCKSKCFYNFITEKPYDESLMRTLANILLEKEVKDDDIKKLEKIIGKDKYGNLDTFILTLLDREDIRKLMDIRIYLNALIRRGDKDKILKLLQTDVISKEEKFNILLQTDEKEALEFAKINMLYSSLFNYYYNLGEFSQALENLKKMIELKDIIGINNHKDKILPLIKGNLDLIRSLYELSKDNVILYPLLIDLYDLASGSLKYDIAVTVMDKFLSLKDYCPDVIRIVGEQRKEKLSYIVQHLTEELVERKRYEDVIQCLKVARKYMTIEDFNNLLSQIKENYKRKRQLVSLINKYLS from the coding sequence ATGGAAAATTATTCTAAGGAGATACGAGAGAGGGCTTCTCAAATTTATTCTGATGGAGGTATTTTAGGTTTATTAAAGCGAGGCAATAAGTTAATCGGAATTGTAAAAGATATTGATATTTATAGGGTTGAGTATGATCTATCTCTAAATAAAGGAAAGTGCGAGTGTAGGCTAGGGGAAAACTGTGAGCATATTTATGCAATTAAGATAAGTTATGAAAGAAGTGAGTATGTAGATTTTGATAGTTTAGAAAATAAGATCATAGGATTAAATAAGAGAGAACTTCTTGGCATTTTAGTTACTTTAATAGAAAAATTCCCAATGATTGCTAATTATATTTATCCCGTCGAGAATGCTAAATACTTCTTAGAAAGATATATAAATCTGATAAAGCAAAACCCGGGGGAAAATGTTGTTAACTCATTTACTGATTTTCTTGTAAATAATAGAGAAAAAATTAATAAAGATGACATTTTTGTTATTCTTGATACTATTGCGTCTTGTAAAAGTAAATGCTTCTATAATTTTATCACAGAAAAACCATATGACGAGAGTTTAATGAGAACTTTAGCTAATATATTATTAGAGAAAGAAGTTAAAGATGATGATATCAAAAAATTAGAGAAAATTATTGGAAAAGATAAATATGGTAATCTCGATACTTTTATTTTAACTTTACTCGATAGAGAGGATATAAGGAAACTAATGGATATTAGAATTTATCTAAATGCTTTGATCAGAAGAGGCGATAAAGATAAAATATTAAAATTGCTTCAGACTGATGTAATTTCTAAGGAAGAGAAATTTAATATTCTTCTTCAAACCGATGAGAAAGAAGCTTTAGAATTTGCAAAAATCAATATGCTTTATTCAAGTCTTTTCAATTACTATTACAACTTAGGCGAATTCTCACAAGCATTAGAGAATTTAAAGAAAATGATAGAACTTAAAGATATTATTGGTATAAACAATCATAAAGATAAAATATTACCTCTCATAAAAGGTAATCTTGATCTAATCAGATCTTTATATGAGTTATCTAAGGATAATGTAATCCTCTATCCTCTTCTTATCGATTTATATGATTTAGCATCTGGTTCTTTAAAATATGACATCGCAGTTACAGTAATGGATAAGTTTCTTTCCTTAAAAGATTACTGTCCAGATGTAATAAGGATAGTAGGAGAACAAAGGAAGGAGAAGTTAAGCTATATTGTACAACATTTAACCGAAGAACTTGTGGAAAGAAAAAGATACGAAGACGTAATACAATGTCTAAAAGTTGCTAGAAAATATATGACTATTGAAGATTTCAATAATTTATTATCACAAATAAAAGAGAATTACAAAAGAAAGAGACAACTCGTTAGTCTTATAAATAAATATTTATCATAA
- a CDS encoding APC family permease, whose product MSQEKRSLFLRESSGLVREVSPWASMSATFGLVTGGVPILIISWLFTAPGANWVLAFLLALPPTLGMAFLFYIAGVSMPRAGGDYVFNSRAVHPVIGFVNYWGLFIGFALSLGYYSYLAAQWFAYLFSGIGLAYNNQYFLNIGNFLGTTQAEVILGTVVVIISTALAMIPRFQWKFVLWGGIISLISSIIMFIALAQISPSQFALALSKNAGIPNAYNEVIHDAESNGLTFYPTLYASFLALPVIWYYYTWYNLPASWSGEMKRPKMNVLYSIILAILIISAYYILIVYFSEKAFGASFLTSWSYISYNGINDTVYSTLSNIGDFIPYFAFIVNHSLPLFIIMFIALWLPNFYSNPPLVVALVRYLFAWSFDRVMPSWLADVNDRFKSPLKATILVGILGEIGVLLYAFNTPVAIVDTTVVFEIGYALFAISTALMPFVRKDLYKRTVQHKWNISGIPVISIIGFAVFGFLIWVLTLTWNNPVLLPVNSVTILSLAVIYGSGILIYVLGYLLNRRNGIDLNLLFNEVPPE is encoded by the coding sequence ATGTCCCAAGAGAAAAGATCTCTATTCTTAAGAGAGAGTTCTGGTCTAGTAAGAGAAGTTAGCCCCTGGGCATCAATGTCAGCAACTTTCGGATTAGTAACCGGTGGTGTTCCAATTCTTATAATCTCATGGCTTTTTACAGCACCAGGGGCAAATTGGGTATTAGCTTTCTTACTAGCTTTACCCCCAACTTTAGGAATGGCATTTCTTTTTTATATAGCCGGAGTTTCAATGCCTAGGGCTGGAGGAGATTATGTTTTTAATAGTAGAGCTGTTCATCCGGTAATAGGTTTCGTGAATTATTGGGGTTTATTTATAGGTTTTGCACTTTCTTTAGGGTATTATAGTTACTTAGCCGCACAATGGTTCGCATATCTATTTTCTGGTATTGGATTAGCCTATAATAATCAATACTTTCTAAATATAGGTAATTTCTTAGGAACTACTCAAGCTGAAGTAATCTTGGGAACGGTTGTAGTTATAATTTCAACGGCTTTAGCCATGATACCTAGATTCCAGTGGAAGTTTGTGCTATGGGGAGGTATAATTTCCCTTATATCCAGTATCATAATGTTTATTGCATTAGCTCAAATAAGTCCATCCCAGTTTGCTCTAGCCTTAAGTAAGAATGCTGGGATACCGAATGCCTATAATGAGGTTATCCATGATGCGGAAAGTAATGGATTAACATTTTATCCAACTTTGTATGCTTCATTTTTAGCATTACCAGTAATTTGGTATTATTATACATGGTATAATTTACCGGCTTCATGGTCTGGAGAAATGAAAAGACCGAAAATGAATGTACTTTATTCAATAATACTAGCGATACTAATAATATCAGCATACTATATTTTAATAGTATACTTCAGCGAGAAAGCTTTTGGCGCCTCTTTCCTTACTTCATGGAGTTATATATCATATAATGGTATTAACGACACTGTTTATAGCACTTTAAGTAATATAGGAGACTTTATACCGTATTTTGCATTTATTGTAAATCACAGTTTACCGCTATTCATTATAATGTTTATAGCACTATGGTTGCCAAACTTTTATAGTAACCCACCATTAGTTGTAGCACTTGTAAGATATCTATTCGCATGGTCTTTTGATAGAGTTATGCCTTCATGGTTAGCTGATGTTAATGATAGATTTAAGTCTCCATTAAAGGCTACAATATTAGTTGGTATTTTAGGTGAAATTGGAGTATTACTTTATGCATTTAACACTCCAGTAGCGATTGTAGATACTACTGTAGTCTTTGAAATAGGATATGCACTTTTCGCAATATCAACTGCGTTAATGCCGTTTGTAAGAAAAGATTTATATAAAAGAACTGTCCAACATAAATGGAACATTTCTGGTATTCCAGTTATATCAATAATTGGCTTCGCTGTTTTCGGTTTTCTGATTTGGGTGCTAACTCTCACTTGGAATAATCCAGTGCTATTACCAGTGAACTCTGTAACTATACTCTCCCTAGCAGTGATATATGGATCCGGAATTCTAATATATGTTTTAGGTTACCTACTGAACAGAAGAAACGGAATAGACCTTAATTTACTATTTAATGAAGTTCCGCCAGAATAA